One Spirochaetota bacterium genomic window carries:
- a CDS encoding MBOAT family protein, with product MAFNSVDFLFIFLPIVLALNTVIKKEWRNPLLLAASLVFYALGEKYYVILLVASALMNYGFARMIGRNGGKPRLARRIITVAIIVNVGMLAFFKYTAFIVANLNAVLPLIEVSPILIKPLHIPIGISFFTFQTLSYLVDVYRRDSRANDNPLETSLYITMFPQIVSGPIMRYDVIAGQLARRQITLDGFTQGIRRFIIGLGKKMIIATALGNVANQVFAIAPDLLSCEVAWLGVICYTFQLFFDFSGYTDMAIGVAGMLGFTLTENFNYPYISQSMREFWRRWHITLSAWFRDYVYIPLGGNRQSKANTFMNIMIVFILTGLWHGANWTFIVWGLWHGLFQLVERTRLGDIINRSARPLRHGYALLVVMIGWVFFRSADIGGAFTYLKSMAGFNGLHNGSYFPAMYLTGEVIFALAAALLFSTPIAPWLENRIREGISRIGNSALGAVAKHGFAIGGLALLLSIFLYSVMAMAGGTYSPFIYSRF from the coding sequence ATGGCATTTAATTCCGTAGATTTTCTCTTCATTTTTCTTCCCATCGTACTGGCGCTCAACACCGTTATAAAAAAGGAGTGGCGCAATCCCCTGTTGCTCGCGGCAAGCCTTGTCTTCTACGCCCTGGGAGAGAAATACTATGTGATCCTGCTGGTCGCCTCGGCGCTGATGAATTACGGCTTCGCCCGCATGATCGGCCGTAACGGCGGAAAGCCGCGCCTGGCAAGACGGATAATCACCGTCGCGATCATCGTCAACGTGGGAATGCTGGCCTTTTTCAAGTACACGGCCTTCATCGTCGCCAATCTCAACGCGGTGCTGCCGCTGATCGAGGTTTCACCGATCCTGATCAAGCCCCTGCACATCCCCATAGGGATATCCTTTTTTACGTTCCAGACACTGTCGTACCTCGTCGATGTCTATCGCCGGGACTCCCGGGCCAATGACAACCCCCTGGAGACATCACTCTATATAACAATGTTTCCGCAGATCGTGTCCGGTCCCATTATGAGGTATGATGTTATCGCCGGGCAGCTTGCGCGGAGGCAGATCACCCTTGACGGATTCACACAGGGGATACGGCGCTTCATCATCGGACTCGGGAAAAAAATGATAATAGCCACGGCCCTGGGCAATGTGGCGAACCAGGTCTTCGCCATCGCCCCGGATCTTCTCTCCTGCGAGGTCGCGTGGCTGGGCGTCATATGCTACACGTTCCAGCTCTTCTTTGATTTTTCAGGGTATACGGACATGGCCATCGGGGTCGCCGGCATGCTCGGTTTCACCCTGACGGAGAATTTCAATTATCCCTATATCTCGCAGTCGATGCGCGAATTCTGGCGGCGATGGCATATCACCCTGTCCGCCTGGTTCAGGGATTATGTATACATTCCCCTGGGCGGGAACCGGCAGTCCAAAGCCAACACTTTCATGAACATCATGATCGTATTTATCCTTACCGGTTTGTGGCACGGCGCCAACTGGACGTTCATCGTGTGGGGCCTCTGGCACGGCCTATTCCAGCTCGTGGAGAGGACGCGCCTCGGAGATATCATCAATAGAAGCGCCAGGCCCCTGCGCCATGGCTATGCCCTTCTGGTTGTCATGATCGGGTGGGTCTTCTTCAGATCGGCGGACATCGGAGGCGCCTTCACGTACCTGAAATCCATGGCCGGCTTCAACGGCCTTCACAATGGCAGCTATTTCCCCGCCATGTACCTGACCGGCGAGGTCATATTCGCCCTGGCCGCGGCCCTGCTTTTTTCCACGCCCATCGCGCCGTGGTTAGAAAACAGGATCAGGGAGGGCATATCGCGCATCGGCAATTCCGCCCTCGGCGCCGTTGCGAAACACGGCTTCGCCATCGGCGGATTGGCGCTGCTGCTTTCGATTTTTCTTTATTCCGTCATGGCCATGGCGGGGGGGACCTACAGCCCCTTCATATACTCGCGGTTCTGA
- a CDS encoding diaminopimelate epimerase has product MDFYKYHGLGNDYIVIDPGRNDVSLTPENIILICDRNLGIGSDGILHGPFFDNGSISVRIFNPDGSEAEKSGNGARIFTRHLHEHGHIRGDTAAFDTLGGPITARVLDTGTYGIRVNMGTCAFDSEKIPAAGPRREVINEAIEVKGRTFRMTCVSVGNPHCVIPLDDISKGLACDIGPLIERHPLFPNRINMQLAKVIDRRTLRIEIWERGAGYTLASGSSSCAAACACRRLGLVDGSVTVLMPGGPLSIEIGGDWSVAMTGPVASVSEGNFTPEFRRLLDRGAHKS; this is encoded by the coding sequence ATGGATTTCTATAAATACCACGGATTGGGCAACGATTATATCGTCATCGACCCGGGCAGGAACGATGTGTCCCTCACGCCGGAAAATATCATCCTCATCTGCGACCGCAATCTCGGCATCGGATCGGACGGGATCCTCCACGGCCCGTTCTTTGACAACGGTTCCATCAGCGTGCGGATATTCAATCCCGACGGCAGCGAGGCGGAAAAGAGCGGAAACGGCGCGAGGATCTTCACGCGCCACCTCCATGAGCACGGCCATATCAGGGGGGACACCGCCGCCTTCGACACCCTCGGCGGGCCCATCACGGCGCGGGTGCTGGATACGGGAACATACGGCATCCGGGTCAACATGGGTACCTGCGCCTTTGACAGCGAAAAAATCCCGGCGGCGGGGCCGCGCCGCGAGGTGATCAACGAGGCGATTGAAGTAAAAGGAAGAACATTCCGAATGACCTGCGTATCCGTGGGAAACCCCCACTGCGTGATTCCCCTGGACGACATATCCAAAGGCCTTGCCTGCGACATCGGCCCACTCATCGAGCGTCATCCCCTCTTCCCCAACCGCATCAACATGCAGCTGGCGAAGGTGATTGACCGCCGGACCCTGCGAATAGAGATCTGGGAGCGCGGCGCCGGCTACACCCTCGCGTCGGGCAGCAGCAGCTGCGCGGCCGCCTGCGCCTGCCGCCGCCTCGGGCTGGTTGACGGCAGCGTCACGGTGCTCATGCCGGGCGGGCCCCTTTCGATAGAGATAGGCGGCGACTGGTCGGTTGCCATGACGGGGCCCGTGGCCAGCGTGTCCGAAGGAAATTTTACGCCGGAATTCAGGAGGCTCCTGGACCGCGGCGCTCATAAAAGCTGA
- a CDS encoding gamma carbonic anhydrase family protein has protein sequence MKYDLGDRRIIIEGDDCFIAETAVVVGSVRIGNNASVWFNAVVRADDGVIVIGESSNIQDGAVLHCDSENDLVIGRGVTVAHKAMLHSCTVGDNSLIGINAVVLNGAVIGKNCLVGAGALVLEKSVIPDNSVVLGAPAKVARPVTPEQIDEMLDAAEHYIRNFKNFKKNLKKIQ, from the coding sequence ATGAAATACGACCTGGGCGACCGGAGGATAATCATCGAGGGAGACGACTGCTTCATCGCGGAAACGGCCGTGGTGGTCGGATCGGTGCGCATCGGCAACAACGCCAGCGTCTGGTTCAACGCCGTGGTGCGGGCCGATGACGGCGTGATAGTTATCGGCGAGAGCTCGAATATCCAGGACGGCGCCGTGCTCCACTGCGACAGTGAAAACGACCTGGTGATCGGCCGGGGCGTCACCGTGGCCCACAAGGCCATGCTCCACAGCTGCACCGTCGGCGACAACTCCCTCATCGGGATCAACGCGGTGGTGCTGAACGGGGCGGTCATAGGAAAGAACTGCCTGGTGGGCGCCGGCGCCCTGGTGCTGGAGAAGAGCGTTATCCCGGACAACTCCGTGGTGCTGGGGGCGCCGGCGAAGGTCGCGCGTCCCGTGACGCCGGAGCAGATCGACGAAATGCTCGACGCGGCTGAGCACTATATCCGGAATTTTAAGAACTTCAAGAAGAACCTGAAGAAGATCCAGTAG
- a CDS encoding hemerythrin family protein gives MAALEWDKRLETGIEEIDSQHRELFKRIDALELSIYSNKSKVEMVMMLEYLESYVEKHFDAEEGLMVRAVYPGLDMHRREHEVFRRKYAKIMNEYRARGADSYLALDVDKEVRKWWENHILKSDMVFVPHLKDKK, from the coding sequence ATGGCGGCGCTGGAATGGGATAAACGACTGGAAACCGGCATCGAGGAGATCGACAGCCAGCACCGGGAGCTTTTTAAAAGGATCGATGCCCTGGAGCTGTCGATTTACAGTAATAAGTCGAAAGTCGAGATGGTGATGATGCTTGAATACCTCGAATCATATGTCGAGAAGCATTTCGACGCGGAGGAAGGTCTTATGGTCCGCGCCGTCTACCCGGGCCTCGACATGCACCGCAGAGAACATGAGGTATTTCGCCGGAAATACGCGAAAATAATGAATGAATACAGGGCCAGGGGCGCTGATTCATACCTGGCGCTGGACGTGGACAAGGAGGTCCGGAAGTGGTGGGAAAACCATATCTTGAAATCGGACATGGTGTTCGTCCCCCATCTTAAGGACAAGAAATAG
- the larA gene encoding nickel-dependent lactate racemase — translation MEITMPWGSGSLSLDLPDTWNVIMPGRGQGGGRIKGDELSLVKESLRKPVGAKPLAARKLRGKKIVIIVDDNTRPTPTHKFFHLVLDSLKKAGASLKGVTVIPALGVHTAMTEQEMAAKVGPKNLKLVRWENHNAFDLKACHYFGTTTRKTPVYLNKNLKDADLVVLIGLVEPHLWAGFGGGMKNILPGVAYAETIGLHHEIIAEPPYRFNRVAMMPEENSFRQDLEEVRSMIGADIFCLNVVVEHGGRVIASFAGDPIEAHRRCIDYNRRESGLRVERQVDGIIVNSFPMDINFKQGMKCVGNSLPALRPGGVIMGFLKAERGLDDIKPPDKRLPLPMLKALLRLLGPARVRGFLDRVRKGLPVEDKFLLYYSMQLMRQYDLFFFVPSLSDEEAKAVSMFVKCQDPAEVVGRAMKKLGKNATVAVFPEGGATFAMVGEGPGSMQGR, via the coding sequence ATGGAAATAACAATGCCCTGGGGCTCCGGTTCACTATCATTGGATCTTCCGGACACGTGGAACGTCATCATGCCCGGGCGAGGGCAGGGCGGCGGCAGGATAAAAGGGGACGAGCTTTCCCTGGTTAAGGAGTCGCTGCGGAAGCCCGTAGGCGCGAAGCCGCTGGCCGCGCGAAAGCTCAGGGGCAAGAAGATCGTTATCATCGTCGACGACAATACCCGGCCCACGCCGACCCACAAGTTTTTCCACCTGGTCCTCGATTCCCTGAAGAAGGCCGGCGCCTCCCTGAAGGGCGTCACGGTCATTCCCGCCCTGGGGGTCCATACCGCCATGACCGAACAGGAGATGGCGGCGAAGGTCGGCCCGAAAAACCTGAAGCTGGTCCGGTGGGAGAACCATAACGCCTTCGACCTGAAGGCCTGCCACTACTTCGGCACCACGACCCGCAAGACCCCGGTCTATCTCAATAAAAATCTTAAAGATGCGGACCTCGTTGTGCTCATCGGCCTGGTGGAGCCGCACCTCTGGGCCGGCTTCGGCGGCGGCATGAAGAACATCCTTCCCGGCGTGGCCTACGCCGAGACCATCGGCCTGCACCACGAGATCATCGCGGAGCCGCCGTACCGCTTCAACCGCGTCGCCATGATGCCGGAGGAGAACTCCTTCAGGCAGGACCTGGAGGAGGTCCGGTCCATGATCGGCGCCGATATCTTCTGCCTGAACGTGGTCGTCGAGCACGGCGGCCGCGTCATCGCCTCCTTCGCCGGGGATCCCATTGAGGCGCACCGGCGGTGCATAGATTACAACCGCCGTGAAAGCGGCCTCCGCGTCGAGCGGCAGGTGGACGGCATCATCGTCAATTCCTTCCCCATGGACATCAACTTCAAGCAGGGAATGAAATGCGTCGGGAATTCCCTCCCGGCCCTGAGGCCCGGCGGCGTCATCATGGGGTTCCTGAAGGCCGAGCGCGGCCTCGACGATATCAAGCCGCCGGATAAGCGGCTGCCCCTGCCGATGCTCAAGGCGCTTCTCCGCCTCCTGGGGCCGGCCCGGGTCCGCGGCTTCCTTGACAGGGTGAGGAAGGGCCTTCCGGTGGAGGATAAATTCCTGCTCTATTATTCAATGCAGCTGATGCGCCAGTATGATCTCTTCTTCTTCGTTCCGTCGCTGAGCGACGAGGAAGCAAAGGCCGTGAGCATGTTCGTGAAGTGCCAGGACCCGGCCGAGGTCGTCGGCCGCGCCATGAAAAAGCTCGGGAAAAACGCCACGGTGGCGGTGTTCCCCGAGGGCGGAGCGACATTCGCCATGGTGGGGGAAGGGCCTGGATCCATGCAGGGCCGATAA
- a CDS encoding PQQ-like beta-propeller repeat protein has translation MKKSITLIVSLLLTALFLNCDTNKKDDKNKLLSLLLFLQPNFTGDAVWARSVSAGTSESGIKSVSIGSDGIYAAGIINSNSTYTFGTQNVTGISSNSYNPVLVKYDTAGNAIWAKSISDGPASDQESLFNCVKAGSDGIYAVGIIQSTTNYKFGTVNVAGMYSGSNVVIVKYDTNGNAIWAKSVSAGLNSSEFNSVTIGSDGIYAAGTIWGNTEYKFGDQSVTGKWAAHKNAVIVKYDTNGNAIWAKSVTTGPNRSGFNAVSAGSDGIYAAGFIRGTVAFSFDSQSVLGTYSSFNTVLVKYDTSGNALWAKSVSAGSNDSYLNSVSVGSDGIYAAGYINNTGTYTFGTQSVNGTFSGFNAVLVKYNTSGDAVWAKSVAAGSSNSIINSVFAGSDGVYAARQIMGTTAFTFGTKSVTGTTIEDNPVLVKYDTSGNALWAKSISAGSAKSYFYGVVSGPMGLFAGGQISDTGTYTFGTQSVNGTAALELNSVLVKYQ, from the coding sequence ATGAAGAAAAGTATTACTCTTATTGTATCATTGCTGCTCACCGCTCTTTTCTTGAACTGCGACACCAATAAAAAAGACGACAAGAACAAGCTACTTTCGCTTCTTTTATTTTTACAGCCAAACTTTACCGGCGACGCGGTCTGGGCCAGATCCGTATCGGCGGGAACATCCGAATCAGGGATAAAATCCGTTTCGATTGGAAGCGACGGCATTTATGCGGCGGGGATTATTAACAGTAACTCGACCTACACTTTCGGAACTCAAAATGTGACCGGTATAAGCAGCAACAGCTATAATCCGGTACTGGTCAAATATGACACAGCCGGCAACGCGATCTGGGCTAAATCGATCTCCGATGGACCGGCATCGGACCAAGAATCCTTATTTAACTGTGTCAAAGCAGGAAGCGACGGCATCTATGCAGTAGGGATTATTCAATCTACCACCAACTACAAATTCGGCACTGTAAACGTAGCCGGGATGTATTCCGGCAGCAATGTGGTTATTGTAAAATATGATACGAATGGCAACGCGATCTGGGCAAAATCGGTCTCGGCAGGTTTAAACAGCTCCGAGTTCAATTCTGTCACAATAGGAAGCGATGGCATCTATGCTGCAGGTACGATTTGGGGAAACACTGAATATAAATTCGGCGATCAATCGGTAACCGGCAAATGGGCTGCACATAAAAACGCGGTTATTGTAAAATATGATACGAATGGCAACGCGATCTGGGCAAAATCAGTTACTACCGGTCCTAATCGTTCAGGTTTCAACGCCGTTTCAGCAGGAAGCGACGGAATCTATGCGGCCGGATTTATAAGGGGCACCGTTGCTTTTTCATTCGACAGTCAATCTGTCTTAGGCACCTACAGCTCCTTTAACACGGTGCTGGTGAAATACGACACCAGCGGCAATGCCCTCTGGGCAAAATCGGTTTCGGCAGGTTCGAACGACTCGTACCTAAATTCGGTTTCCGTGGGAAGTGACGGGATATATGCTGCTGGATACATCAACAATACCGGGACCTACACCTTCGGCACTCAATCTGTGAATGGAACATTTTCAGGTTTTAATGCGGTGCTCGTAAAATACAATACGAGCGGCGACGCGGTCTGGGCAAAATCGGTGGCGGCCGGATCGAGCAACTCAATCATCAATTCCGTTTTCGCTGGTAGCGATGGCGTCTATGCGGCCAGACAAATTATGGGCACCACGGCCTTCACGTTCGGCACCAAATCCGTTACCGGCACAACGATCGAGGACAATCCTGTCCTGGTGAAATACGATACCAGCGGCAATGCCCTCTGGGCAAAATCAATATCAGCCGGATCAGCAAAATCATATTTCTATGGCGTTGTCAGCGGACCCATGGGCCTCTTTGCCGGCGGGCAGATATCCGATACAGGCACCTATACATTCGGAACTCAATCCGTTAATGGCACCGCGGCGCTTGAGCTGAACAGCGTCCTGGTGAAATACCAGTAA
- a CDS encoding MBL fold metallo-hydrolase → MNRWQTGKGTTIRRVIGGRSNVFLISKNGRFILVDTGTAHNLQRLEKRLYALSVTAENLSALILTHVHFDHVGNAARIREKYGVKIIVHEREAALLESGRNAPLDGAFPVTRWLYRLAHGESILNGMTFNPLRWDIAVQGRCDLGEFGFDACILPTPGHTVGSQSVIVDDEIAIVGDALFGVFPGSVYPPWAADADLMIKSWKILLDTGCRLFHPSHGRPRDRETLLGQYKKHSARLKK, encoded by the coding sequence ATGAACAGGTGGCAGACCGGGAAGGGAACGACAATCCGCCGCGTCATCGGCGGGCGGAGCAATGTCTTTTTAATATCGAAAAACGGCCGCTTTATACTGGTCGATACGGGCACGGCGCATAATCTCCAGCGCCTCGAAAAGCGGCTTTATGCCCTTTCAGTCACGGCCGAAAATCTGTCGGCGCTGATACTGACCCATGTTCACTTTGACCATGTCGGGAATGCCGCCAGGATCAGGGAGAAATACGGGGTGAAGATCATCGTCCATGAGAGGGAGGCGGCCCTGCTGGAATCGGGAAGGAACGCGCCCCTTGACGGGGCTTTTCCTGTGACGCGATGGCTCTACAGGCTTGCCCATGGCGAAAGCATATTGAATGGAATGACCTTCAACCCATTGCGATGGGACATCGCCGTTCAGGGCCGCTGCGATCTGGGCGAATTCGGCTTTGACGCTTGCATTCTGCCCACGCCGGGCCATACGGTTGGCTCACAGAGTGTGATAGTGGATGATGAGATCGCCATAGTGGGGGACGCCCTTTTCGGCGTGTTCCCCGGCTCGGTCTACCCCCCCTGGGCTGCCGATGCGGATCTGATGATTAAAAGCTGGAAGATTCTGCTCGACACAGGGTGCCGATTGTTCCATCCCTCCCATGGCAGGCCCAGGGACAGGGAAACGCTGCTGGGGCAGTATAAGAAGCATTCTGCGCGATTGAAGAAATGA
- a CDS encoding CPBP family intramembrane metalloprotease gives MPEYRVSVMKGMYIFLAFMVYFFLLLLTLLPFLKYTFSINPALYWFITGYALFVPLFVCAVALVRLEGNSAPKEIVKALHLKSFSKKDWAYSIAGLLLVFIFTGMIFGVSALLNKYFGLRPLSTMPWFMEFKPFQGAEKLLLLAWLPMFFFNIAGEELLWRGYIQARLSGNHTWALCSLLWLVFHLPFGLDLMIMVVPAIIIIPYVFHKTRNSLTGIFIHGLYNGPVFVLLSLGLMKQ, from the coding sequence ATGCCGGAATACCGGGTCAGCGTCATGAAGGGAATGTATATTTTCCTGGCCTTCATGGTTTATTTTTTTCTGCTCCTTTTGACATTACTGCCTTTTTTAAAATACACTTTTTCCATCAATCCCGCCCTGTACTGGTTCATCACGGGATATGCCCTGTTTGTCCCGCTGTTTGTCTGCGCCGTCGCATTGGTAAGACTCGAAGGGAACTCCGCTCCGAAAGAGATAGTGAAGGCTTTGCATCTCAAATCCTTTTCAAAAAAAGACTGGGCCTATTCGATCGCGGGTCTTCTGCTGGTTTTCATTTTCACCGGAATGATCTTCGGCGTATCCGCCCTGTTGAATAAATATTTCGGCCTGCGGCCGTTATCAACAATGCCATGGTTCATGGAATTTAAACCGTTCCAGGGAGCTGAAAAGCTGCTGCTGCTGGCCTGGCTGCCAATGTTCTTCTTTAATATAGCAGGGGAAGAGCTGCTGTGGCGCGGATACATACAGGCGAGACTTTCCGGAAATCATACCTGGGCCCTCTGTTCGCTCCTGTGGCTGGTCTTCCACCTTCCCTTCGGACTGGACCTGATGATCATGGTCGTCCCTGCTATCATCATTATCCCCTATGTGTTTCACAAGACGCGGAACAGCCTCACCGGCATCTTCATCCATGGATTGTATAACGGGCCGGTCTTCGTGCTCCTTTCGCTGGGACTGATGAAGCAATAG